Genomic window (Arachis hypogaea cultivar Tifrunner chromosome 13, arahy.Tifrunner.gnm2.J5K5, whole genome shotgun sequence):
ACCTCATGACTAAGAATATCAGTTCTCTTCAAACTGGGTATATCTGAGGCTGACAAATGAAGTGGCAATCTCCTTCTTGTGGATTCAGTTTCCATCTCTGCTTCATCAGGAATTTCTTCAAACTCACTCATAGTAGTTTCTTCCATCCTTGCTAACTTTTCTAATCTTGTAAATTCAGGAATTTTCAAAGGCATTGCTTGCACACTGCTACCTTTCATATCAAGGTGGAGCAAGTTTATCAAATTGCTTATTCCCTCTGTGCTTTGATTAGAGGATAAATGGCAATCGTTTAACTTCTCTACCATGTAGGTTGCTAAGTCATGAACCAGATTATGCATTATAAAACTAACACTAGACCGAATAGGCTGCAAAAATGACCTCATTACTAGATAACTGAAGTATGCATTACCAATGTCTTCAGAGCTCTTAAAACTCGATTGAAAATCAGGGATTTCCACAAAGCCCTCGGCTATCCACAAGTTGACCACCTGCTTCCGCTTTAATTGATAACCCTTTGGAAATAGTGACAAATGAAGAAAGCATTGTTTGATCCGCGCAGGGAGATCAAGGTAGCATAGTACTAGAAATGGAGGAATTGGGAGGAGATTTGCATGGCCTGCATCCAGCAATTCACTCCTCAATATCTCAACCCATTGATCCGGATTTCGCTTATCTTGAAAGAGGCTCCCTATCATTTTTGCAGCCAGGGGAAGGTTTCCCAATTTTCCAACGATTTCCTTGCCAACTGCTGCTAACTCTGCAGGGTGTTCGTGAAGGTCCGTCCGCCCAGAAGAAGCATGCACCAAGAAGATTGACAGCGCATCCTCCGCTGACAGCGAATCAAGATGCACAGTATGACAAGCAGGTATCATGAGTAGTTCTGGATTGTCATGGGGAATAGAGGTTAGCATTATGGCACTCCCTCTTGCTGCTGCAGATTCAAGGGAAGCAATTAACATGTCCCACTTGTGTAAGCCATCATCTTCAACCATAATATCATCTAATACCAGCAGAAGTTTCTTCCCAgcaaatctcttcttgaagttatcGAAATCATCACCGGGAACAAGCTCCTCCTCCCCATCATCATCAGTAACTAGTTCTTCAAGAATTTTCTTTGCAACGAAGGTAGCAGTGACTTTGTGGGGAAAAGTAACCCAAGCTCTAAGATCAAAACACTCCAAAACCTTGGGGTTGAAATAAACAGCATCAGCCAATGAAGTCTTGCCTACCCCGGATTTTCCCACTATGCTAATCACCTTGATCTGTTTTCGCTGTTCGCTTGATAACAGTAGGCTTTCCAGTATATACTTCTCTTCTTCACCTCTGCCATATAAGCAATCTTTGACATAAGATAAAGGTAATTCTGGCAGAGTATGAAGGTCTTCTGCTTTGCCAATGGCAAGGGCAAGGACAAGGTTATCCTTCTTCCCCTTCATGAGAATGAAGTAAAGGATTTGACATATTTGAGACTTGAAACGCTTCAGTAGCTTCTGCAAACTCATAGAATCAACAGAATCCATTTTCTGCAAAAGATGATGTTCTTCCAAACGAACAACATCTTGCATTAGATGTAACCATTTCAATTTCTCATCAGCTCTGTCTCCACTTTCTCCTTCTGAAAACTGCAACTTTTCTATGAGATCGTCAAGGACCAACAGCTTGTCCATGAGCTTGGCTATAAGCTCTGAGTGCACGAAATCGATGTGGTGATCTTCGTGCAACACGCGAATGATCTCATGGAAGATGAACTGCGTATCCAAGCAAGTTGCCATAACAAGCTCAAGAGAAGTAGAAGCCGCCATTGAATCGGTGAAGGAACTGCTGCTGCATTCAGCAGGACGCGACCTCTTTTTCTTTCCAACCAATAAGGACTGTTTCTTGTCCTCAGCCATCTTCACCTTCTCCTCTAAGCTCTTTATGTAGTTGATGGCTTCATCCAGTTGATCCGGCAACGCTTTCTTCATCATGCAACAACCACACCAAATATGACATAATTAATTCTCTCAAgtgaatttaacataataaatgaaaataagtTGAAATTTGAGTTGAAACCTTGGTGTTAGAATTAGGTTGAAGAGAGTTGAGTTTGGAGTAGAGGTTCTTTATCAGGTTCCTTCTATTGCTCTCTATGAGCCTTCTTTCATCCTTCTTGCTCGAAGACGAAAGAGGTTGGCTTGTGAATTGCTCCATATCTTGGAGAGTATATGAATACGATAAGAAGAAATTGGTCAAGTTAATCTAATAATCTTCTTGTGTGCTCATGCAAGAAGGAAGCGAACAGCATCAGTCACTCTTGCAGCACTAACAAcaccaataaaaaattttttattcttccaGAAATGCCAACAAAGTAAGCGTGTTAAGAAGAAAGATGAAGCCAAATTATAATGTATTTGAATTCGACTAGGGAGTCAATGGAGTATGTAATGCTAGggtgacaaaaaatattaaaatacagtcaaatatttaatatttattaattgtcacaacaattaataaatgttaaataaggaAAGTTATGTCTGTTTTTGATTAATTTTCTTTGGTTATCAAACATTTTcgttgtacaatgtgtacaatggactatttatttggtccaatatgagttaaaaaacgAACATTCAgagtaaaatactactaatttctcaaacacaatatactcatattatctagaataaccatccaggtactagggataataaacatctgatattcTACTGAATTGAACATCCCTAAAGGCCTAAActcccattatacacattgtacatatACTCCATTGGCTCCTTATACTTTCTCAATGTATAAATATCACTACCCCTAGtggaaaaaaaaatatcttactTATTTACATCATATatttcttttccaaataaattTACCATGAATACTAGaagatcaataaaatttatttttttgacttattaatatttaaaaatattaataaaaaatatattattaaattattaaactaaagaaattagtctgatgactaaaaataataaacaaaaataataaattttagtaattttttaaaaattgatatcTAAGTtcttttatattgtgtttaagttatatttttttttctaacgaTACCATGTCAGCAATTTTATTTACTTGACAAAACCTAAAAATCAACCAATTatcttttagtaaaatattttaaaaaaattaaaaaaaaaattatctattattattcaattaaaacataaagtactaattaaatataataaatatatattaaaaatatcataaaactcATAATAAcagtaattataaaaaaaatttaattacaaatattGAAATTTTACAACTTATGCATATTAATACTCTTCCTATTACTATTACATTATTTAGTCTACTTATACATACTTGTTGAATTAAGAAATTAACTAGCATGactaatgatgacaaacattattctAATGGGCTAATTATCCAATTAGTTTTGATGATTTTGTTTAAAATGATGCAGACCAAAAATTCATTGTTGTAGCGGCCCAAACAAATTGGATAAAAATCAAAAGTCTTCATAGTGTGCAACATTTACAAATAAAGCCCAAAGTAAATTATAACAATGAAATCAGATGGGCCAAGTGGACATAGCCAACCCAATCCCGAATTGATCTCTCAAGCTCATTCCTCCAAGTTGTTGCCTCCAAAGAAAcattcactttttctttttcggTCAGAACTCAGAGAAGTGAGAGAAAGTTTCGTTCCTAAGTCTTTcatcaaagaagaaaagaaagagaaaggctAAGGAAAAAAGGTTGAGGTCTAATCACCCAAATCCACCCATTTTAGGCTAAGGTAGAAGTTAAAGGTAACTTATTTTCTCTTGCATGCATCGTGCTTTCTTCTCATCTTTTCCAACTCTCTGCCACTTCAATTTGGGATAAATGGAGAAAGTGATCTCTGTTAACAACTGCTGTAAACCAATGGTCAAATTTGTTTCTTGAAGACAAAGTAGTATCCCAAAGGCTCAGATGTGGAATTGCTATTGAAAACTGTTCTTAATTGCTTTCCTGAGGCTTTCGGTCAAAGTAAGAGAAAGTCAAACTGAAATTTTTAATTTGGGGATTAACTGAAAAAAAAGGTGAAATAGTAAGTTGGTAGCACACAACTCAAAATGTTGACCTAGAAGAGAGCAACTCAACAACAtgcaagaaaatacaaaagaaaaaaattgttgttCATACCGAAAaaaaggagagataaccagtgttTTTGATGTTTATATTCTGAGAAGAGTTCTCTGAAGAAGTTTATCAATTTGGACAGTGCTTCCTAGTCAACGGAGCATTCCGCCAAAATgaggaactaaatcagaggcaAACAAATTTGGTTCATCATATAGTAAAGAGGCTATTGAAGcattaatctccttcatgttttacagattgtaattttcttttcaatgtttatcttacTATAATTTCTTGTGGTAAAAGGCTGAATGAGAAAGTTCTTGAAAGAGTCTAAGAGTGGAAAGAAGTAGAGAgaaacacttgagtgaaaagtctagagtgattttagatttctttaggttgattttgtatcttgtatcttgtacctgttatgtatccctttcttagttggatGAGCACTAAGAgtaaagagttaggtattagtatagccaagtcaagttaggttagaacttgataAGAAAAAGGATTGTGTCAAactgtcaatcctgtggaattggcgtatgtaatactttaactatagtgaaaattctaccactgttgtggtggagactagatgtaggttgcattgcacaaggcaactgaaccaggatacatgatggtgtcagcttctctcttcccttctctgttctattttctgatattcatgagacaaaatgaaattgtctcataaattttttgcTGCTGaattcaaacagaatcagaaaaggttattttattaaagttaaagaaggtcatagattcaacccccttctctaagccttctacaaccttcaataTATAAGACTCTACTATTCTTTATTTCTTAATCTCTCGTATGAATTAGCGAAAACTCTTTCAAGTAAATTTAAATTTGGCACATTTTCttactaaataaatttaaatatatcatgattataaaattaattcataattttatatttatatttttggcattttttgttcatttttataAACCCAAGTAAGTTCAAATTTGACACATCTCCTTATTAGATATATTCAAATATATcatgataaaattaatttatattttgtgtgTTTCTCATTgtcattcatttttttaaaattttttctttaattatttacaaCCTAAAGAATACCATATGAAAAGATAAAGTATGAcaactaaagaaaatataaaaacagAAACGATAAATAAAGATATAGTTTTGTACAACTTTAATATAAAAggtctatatttttttaaaaataaataaatttaaatttttaaaataataaattatattttaatttatattacattttagttgaataattatatgaaattatatacaaattattaaataaatattttacaaaatatttttaatataaaataatttaaatttaacattagtttatatattatctaatcaatctctaaataatataatatttatttaaatatattatataatataattaatttatctctTTACACATGGTAGGGTCTCAttctaatttatataataataattgatgTCAATAAAATAAGTATgttaattaagaagaaaaataaagccAAATTATAATGTATAAATATCACTACCCTAatgggaaaaaaatattttatttatatcattcatttttttttcaaataaatttataataaatattaaaggatcaataaaatttattatttttaattaataattaatcattaatatttaaaaatattgattaaaaatatgttattgaattattaaattaaaagaattcaactaacaactaaaaataatGAACAAAATTAATAGATTTTGTTAATTCTTTAATATTCTTCTGAACTTATATCTCttgatatctttttattttatcctcAAACAAAAATATGATAGTGGatgacattttttttttttttttgaagagaaagataaaagaattaaaaagaacaaTAGAATAGTAGCACAAAGAGAGAAAAACAAAGCGGGTTGGAGTCGTGTCCTGCTGGAGCCTCAAGCTCTTCCATGTCTGCAACCATTCCATGTACTGGATGACATTTTATGTTTgaagattgaaaaaaaatatattatatattatttttaatatattaaaaaaaataatgcttTAAATcagtcttaaaaaaaattatagtcaaGCACTTTAGTTCgacacaaattttaattattaaattaatttttaaatttttattttatcaaatacataagtcttttacattatattatttgtttatatgaaaagactataaattttttaaatttttagaggctattatattttcattgttataatagaaataactaatttattgAGTTAATTTAGTGCTTAATTTATTAATCTGCTTAAGCAAATGTTAAGGTTTTGAATTTCATATTGGATTCGCAGTAAATTATTCTTTAGTCTGTCGGATTAAAATATGCtgtgagaaataaaaaaataataagagattaattaatttatttttttttatcaaaatttaatgtaaaaattgatatatttaataaaataaaatattaaatattgaattttattaaatttttttattaatttttgtttgagATTGATACggtatattactttttaaaaaaaaaatgctcTTATCTTTAACTTTAAAGTAACAacaaatggtgcttttggttggagacctaaaagagagaaaaaaaaaagaaaaagaaaaagaaaaaggaagactaTCAAAGTATCAAGTAACAAGTCCAACTTTAACTTTAGATTTGTTTAAATTTAGATTTCATTGAGTGTAACACATGCACTTGTCTTTTTCCAAAACACACTTGGTATAATGGTAGAAAaccttgataaaataatttttttttaaaaaactaccagaatttattatttttatttaatattttaattattaatttatatttttaaatatcaataattaattacgaattaaaactaataaattcTACTAATATTTTGCGGGAAAAATAACTTGCTTTATTAATTTGCTAGTCTGATCTGAACATCCAAAAAGAAACTCACACACCGCTcacaaagtaaaataaaatgcaaaaccATGTTCCGATTATCAACACAGTAAACTTGCACCTCTTTTTGGACTTTGGCTAAAAAGCTCTTTAGACCTTTAATGAGGCATGCTTAGACGATATTGTGGAATTTTGCTATAAAGCGATTGAGTATCAATTTtgggaatttttttaaataaaaaaatattttatttttcaaaatatataatttataatatttttatgaaaatctatcatatgtcttatctcgtttataacAGTATAAATGAGATAAGATTGCACGAAATGAGATAAAGCAAGAAACGAaagatttatatattttgtttaagaaaaatataggtaaccaacaatatttttgaacaatgtgtgaacaatgtgaattaataaggttaaaagtaaatttatcttaaatttaattagtagcattaaattaggatgtagtatatttttatttgattggtggttgttcatgttgttcaagatgATCATTGTTTACCTAGCACTCTCCGTTTGTTTATAATGTAAATGAGATACGtgcaatcttatttaatttacacTGTGAACAAGATACGTGAATATTTATGacgtttatagtgtaaatgagatacatTCCGACAAATTTTCAAcagctataaaaggatgtgtaacCTTTTGTATTTTTCACAagcattttatttcttcttctcttctatttttcttcCGAAAAATAAGTCAAAATGTCTAGTGATAGTGGATATGTGGTTGTAAGTGTGTATCGCAATTGCCAGATGAAAAACAATAATACTGGGATGATATTTGAGTGTAAGAATTTCATTCTGTTGCGTACCCGGTAAGTAAATTCTTTGTCGGAGCTGAAGAGTCTG
Coding sequences:
- the LOC112737308 gene encoding probable disease resistance protein RF45, which produces MEQFTSQPLSSSSKKDERRLIESNRRNLIKNLYSKLNSLQPNSNTKKALPDQLDEAINYIKSLEEKVKMAEDKKQSLLVGKKKRSRPAECSSSSFTDSMAASTSLELVMATCLDTQFIFHEIIRVLHEDHHIDFVHSELIAKLMDKLLVLDDLIEKLQFSEGESGDRADEKLKWLHLMQDVVRLEEHHLLQKMDSVDSMSLQKLLKRFKSQICQILYFILMKGKKDNLVLALAIGKAEDLHTLPELPLSYVKDCLYGRGEEEKYILESLLLSSEQRKQIKVISIVGKSGVGKTSLADAVYFNPKVLECFDLRAWVTFPHKVTATFVAKKILEELVTDDDGEEELVPGDDFDNFKKRFAGKKLLLVLDDIMVEDDGLHKWDMLIASLESAAARGSAIMLTSIPHDNPELLMIPACHTVHLDSLSAEDALSIFLVHASSGRTDLHEHPAELAAVGKEIVGKLGNLPLAAKMIGSLFQDKRNPDQWVEILRSELLDAGHANLLPIPPFLVLCYLDLPARIKQCFLHLSLFPKGYQLKRKQVVNLWIAEGFVEIPDFQSSFKSSEDIGNAYFSYLVMRSFLQPIRSSVSFIMHNLVHDLATYMVEKLNDCHLSSNQSTEGISNLINLLHLDMKGSSVQAMPLKIPEFTRLEKLARMEETTMSEFEEIPDEAEMETESTRRRLPLHLSASDIPSLKRTDILSHEVEADIPSFEQQIDPKSSMAKAEIPASIKQEAVLPLMDTPNTTAPVKVEALTREDLDDDKPSFKVVRVSTISQFKSLPANLHSLKIEGCESLEVVPDDLLGGITTLKQLYLISCSSLRSFPYPGSLTSLYIRNCRRLEFLPSAVSRKRLPFLHHLSIGSSCDSVTTLPLNLFCQLKSLCIWDCLNLRSFHFTGEPRGDLTSLESLEIRECPRLEYFPEEGLHAPRLASILLSNCKNLKNLPNAMNSLVSLKSLFLHRCPQIESFPLGGLPSNLVFLSIAYCDKLIPQKDWGLYSLESLSYFELEGGCIGMESFPEENLLPCNIISLHISTLKSLKNLDCKGFQHLNALQTLEIHCCDMLQSLSNHGLPSSLENLCIQECPLLTLKLESMMGDEWHKVAHIPDIQIDHQVLS